The Hydrogenimonas thermophila genome has a window encoding:
- the gmd gene encoding GDP-mannose 4,6-dehydratase, with the protein MSHVAVSFETPEYVANADGTGTLRILEAVRLLGLTDKTRVYQASTSELYGKVQEIPQTEKTPFYPRSPYAVAKMYAYWITVNYREAYNMFACNGILFNHESPVRGETFVTRKITRAAAKIALGLQDKLYLGNLDAKRDWGHAKDYVRMMWMILQADEPEDWVIATGKTTSVRDFVKMAFGYLGVELRFEGEGIDEVGIIDSVDTKRLNELNLNPKSSNLNPGNIVVAVDPRYFRPTEVDLLIGDPTKAKEKLGWEPQYTLNELVDEMMASDLKLMKKDEYLKDGGYTIMNYFE; encoded by the coding sequence ATGAGCCACGTTGCTGTAAGCTTTGAAACACCAGAGTATGTGGCAAATGCTGACGGTACAGGAACTTTGCGAATTCTTGAAGCTGTACGTCTGCTGGGTTTGACTGACAAGACACGTGTTTACCAAGCCTCAACTTCAGAACTCTACGGAAAAGTACAAGAGATTCCTCAAACTGAAAAGACACCATTTTACCCACGCTCTCCATATGCTGTAGCTAAAATGTATGCTTACTGGATCACAGTTAACTATCGTGAAGCTTACAATATGTTTGCTTGTAACGGGATTTTGTTTAACCACGAATCACCAGTGCGAGGTGAAACATTTGTTACCCGTAAGATCACCCGTGCGGCGGCTAAAATAGCACTTGGATTGCAAGATAAACTCTACCTTGGAAACTTAGATGCAAAACGTGATTGGGGTCATGCAAAAGATTATGTAAGAATGATGTGGATGATTTTGCAAGCTGATGAGCCAGAAGATTGGGTAATTGCAACAGGCAAGACAACATCTGTTAGAGACTTTGTAAAGATGGCATTTGGGTATTTGGGTGTAGAATTGAGGTTTGAGGGTGAAGGGATTGATGAAGTTGGGATTATAGATAGTGTAGATACGAAAAGATTAAATGAATTAAACCTAAATCCTAAATCCTCAAACCTAAATCCTGGCAATATTGTAGTAGCTGTAGATCCTCGTTACTTCCGTCCGACTGAAGTAGATCTACTCATAGGTGATCCTACTAAAGCAAAAGAGAAACTTGGCTGGGAGCCACAATATACTCTAAATGAGCTTGTAGATGAGATGATGGCAAGTGATTTGAAGCTTATGAAGAAGGATGAGTACTTAAAAGATGGTGGTTATACCATTATGAACTACTTTGAGTAG
- a CDS encoding GDP-L-fucose synthase family protein: protein MNKQSKIFVAGGTGLVGSAIVKNLLEKGYTNIVANYHNRTPDNSTFKTESIVWKKLDLLDPIAVAEFFESEKPEYVFLAAAKVGGIVANNTYRAEFIYENLQIQNNVIHQSYLNGVKKLMFLGSTCIYPKNCPQPMKEEYLLTSELEYTNEPYAIAKIAGIKMCESYNLQYGTNYISVMPTNLYGPNDNFDLEKSHVLPALIRKIHLGKALEKNNWETIREDLNKLPIEGIDGNASEEEILKILEKYGIKKFNIQNSTFKINIEIWGSGKPMREFLWSEDMADACVYLMENIDVKDLDNNLNPQSSTPNPHFLNIGTGKDISIKDLAYLIKEIVGFKGEFYFNTQKPDGTMKKLTDPSKLNSLGWRHSVELKEGIERIYNWYHQ, encoded by the coding sequence ATGAATAAGCAAAGCAAAATTTTTGTAGCTGGTGGAACAGGGTTGGTAGGAAGTGCGATTGTTAAAAATTTGTTGGAAAAAGGCTATACAAACATAGTAGCAAATTATCACAATCGTACTCCAGATAACTCAACATTCAAAACAGAATCTATTGTTTGGAAAAAGTTAGACCTTTTAGACCCAATTGCTGTGGCAGAATTTTTTGAATCTGAAAAGCCAGAATATGTTTTTCTAGCCGCTGCAAAAGTTGGCGGTATTGTGGCAAATAATACTTACAGAGCTGAGTTTATTTATGAAAATCTGCAAATTCAAAATAATGTCATTCACCAAAGCTACTTAAATGGTGTAAAAAAGCTTATGTTTTTAGGCTCTACCTGCATCTACCCAAAAAACTGCCCACAGCCTATGAAAGAGGAGTACCTTTTAACAAGTGAGTTGGAATATACTAACGAGCCATACGCCATAGCTAAGATAGCCGGCATCAAGATGTGCGAAAGCTACAATTTGCAATATGGTACAAACTACATTTCAGTAATGCCTACAAACCTCTACGGACCAAATGATAACTTTGACCTTGAAAAGAGTCATGTTCTACCAGCTCTTATAAGAAAGATTCATTTGGGTAAAGCTTTAGAAAAGAATAACTGGGAAACAATAAGAGAAGATCTAAACAAGTTACCAATAGAAGGCATAGATGGCAATGCAAGTGAAGAAGAGATACTTAAGATTTTAGAGAAATATGGAATAAAAAAATTCAACATTCAAAATTCAACATTCAAAATTAACATAGAAATCTGGGGTTCTGGAAAACCGATGCGAGAATTCCTTTGGAGTGAAGATATGGCAGATGCCTGTGTTTACCTAATGGAAAATATCGATGTCAAAGATTTAGACAATAATCTCAACCCTCAATCCTCAACCCCCAATCCTCACTTCCTAAACATAGGCACAGGAAAAGATATATCTATTAAAGATTTGGCATATTTAATAAAAGAGATAGTAGGTTTTAAAGGAGAGTTCTACTTCAACACTCAAAAACCTGACGGAACAATGAAAAAACTAACAGATCCATCAAAGCTAAACAGCCTAGGCTGGAGACACTCTGTAGAGTTAAAAGAGGGCATTGAGAGAATTTACAACTGGTACCACCAATAA